In the genome of Photobacterium sp. TLY01, one region contains:
- a CDS encoding amino acid adenylation domain-containing protein, which translates to MLVSNDPGEESLAFTPLHFTAMLEAALIGAAESGREAIAFGEQSISYRELLAEVSRVQQQLSQAGLQPGSRVGIHVERSPALIATLLACLFSGIAFVPLDPLFPAGRLKDIAQEAQLDAVLETAREHAALIDFCCPVLALDPDAAADSQAGHTTPMRSPSLGPDTTAYMMFTSGSTGKPKGVVISHQALVTFLCAAVERLGLDDKCHWLLITTIAFDISMLEIFAPLLVGGRLRLTNSEEHKDPHAVAAILTRYPSVNTLQATPTFWRMLVNTGWQGQAGLTALTGGEALDSGLAQQLLSRCAVLWNCYGPTEATVWSLMSQVQPDQPITIGHSLAGYGHLVLDETDQLVAVGQEGELCIHGDALSDGYWQRADLTARQFVTRSDGLRYYRTGDRVRRLAEDRYQYFGRLDGQVKLRGYRIELGEIEARLRHLDAVRDAAVTLEGEGEQATLVAYLEQGEQSGSDAPAMTRLQLRKALSAHLPGYMIPGRFVWLARLPTTASGKVDRKRLAAG; encoded by the coding sequence ATGTTGGTGAGTAACGATCCCGGTGAGGAAAGCCTGGCTTTCACACCGCTTCACTTCACCGCTATGCTGGAGGCCGCCCTGATCGGGGCGGCCGAATCCGGACGGGAGGCGATTGCCTTTGGCGAGCAATCCATCAGTTATCGCGAATTGCTGGCGGAAGTCAGCCGGGTTCAGCAGCAGCTGAGTCAGGCGGGTTTGCAGCCGGGCAGTCGGGTGGGGATCCATGTCGAGCGTTCACCGGCCCTGATCGCGACCTTACTGGCCTGTCTGTTCTCTGGTATTGCTTTCGTGCCGCTGGATCCCTTGTTTCCTGCGGGGCGGTTAAAAGATATTGCGCAAGAAGCGCAATTGGATGCGGTACTGGAAACGGCAAGGGAGCATGCTGCGCTGATCGACTTTTGCTGTCCGGTGCTGGCGTTGGATCCTGACGCTGCAGCGGATTCGCAAGCAGGTCATACGACACCCATGCGTTCGCCTTCGCTGGGTCCGGACACCACGGCCTACATGATGTTTACTTCAGGCTCGACCGGCAAGCCCAAAGGGGTGGTGATCAGCCATCAGGCGCTGGTAACCTTCTTGTGCGCCGCCGTGGAACGACTGGGACTGGATGACAAGTGTCACTGGCTGCTGATCACTACGATTGCGTTTGATATCTCGATGCTGGAGATTTTTGCTCCTTTGCTGGTGGGGGGCCGTTTGCGCCTAACCAACAGTGAGGAACATAAAGATCCCCATGCGGTTGCCGCTATTCTGACACGTTATCCCTCGGTCAATACGCTTCAGGCCACGCCGACTTTCTGGCGAATGCTGGTCAATACCGGCTGGCAAGGGCAGGCCGGTCTGACCGCACTCACTGGCGGGGAAGCCTTGGATAGCGGACTGGCGCAGCAGTTATTATCACGCTGCGCGGTGCTGTGGAACTGCTATGGTCCGACAGAAGCGACGGTCTGGTCACTGATGTCACAGGTGCAGCCAGATCAGCCGATCACCATCGGCCACAGTCTGGCCGGTTATGGTCATCTGGTGCTGGATGAAACGGATCAGCTGGTCGCTGTGGGTCAGGAAGGGGAGCTGTGTATTCATGGCGATGCGCTCAGTGACGGTTACTGGCAACGGGCAGATCTGACCGCGCGTCAGTTTGTCACCCGCAGCGACGGCCTGCGCTATTACCGGACCGGAGATCGCGTCCGGCGACTGGCGGAAGACCGCTATCAGTATTTTGGTCGCCTGGACGGTCAGGTCAAACTGCGAGGCTACCGGATCGAGCTGGGTGAGATTGAAGCGCGGCTTCGTCATCTGGATGCAGTCAGGGATGCAGCCGTCACGCTGGAAGGCGAAGGCGAGCAGGCAACGCTGGTTGCCTATCTGGAACAGGGTGAGCAAAGCGGGAGCGATGCGCCGGCGATGACTCGTCTGCAACTGCGCAAGGCGCTTTCTGCCCATCTGCCCGGTTATATGATCCCGGGGCGCTTTGTCTGGCTGGCCCGCCTGCCGACAACCGCCAGCGGAAAAGTGGATCGCAAACGGCTCGCTGCCGGTTAA